In the genome of Mixta calida, the window TTACGCTACGTTCGCTTACCTTTGTGATGTTTATATTCTGGAGAAATATCAGGGAGAGGGGCTGGGAAGATGGGTGATGCAGTGTATTCATCATCATCCTGTCTTTGAGCAGCTTCGTAGAATTATGTTGTTTACAACGACAGCTCCCTGGCTCTATGAAAAATTTGGCTACGAACCTGTTAATCGGAAAAACTACGCATGGAGCATTACCCGGCCTGATATTTATAACCACGAAAAAAAACCTGACTAACCTGCGCTCATACTCATCTCCAGGCTGGCGTATTAGCTCCTGAGTTTGCATAGTCCGCTTCTGGCACAAAGCGACCTTTGTCATGAATCCTGACTCACTGTCTGAGGCAGGAGCAGGCCCGCTGAATGCGGCTTTAGCGGCAGGAAGCGTTAGATAACGTTGAGCTGAACGGCGCCGTAAGCCCGGCTCCGCCGGTTATATTCTGATATATGGCGCTCCCCATTCCTGTCAGTGTATCGAATCTCACAGGTGAACCAGCCGCAGACTGCTTCCATAGGCTGCAGGTTAAAACGTTTGCTTACTTTCTGAATCATGAGGGCTTTTCTGGTGGCCCAATATCCGGTTAACGATAACTTTCAGAAAATGAACCCTGCCTCTCTGGGATGATTAGGATTAACTAATCATCTTATGGAATTGTAAAATCCCGTATGAAATTAAAAAATCTGTGCGGGATTGCCGTTTTATTAAGGCTGCACTGCAGTCAATTAAAGAGAGGGAGACTGAATATGCGTGTTCGCCTGACCACTGAAAACGATGCTATATCCCTGATTACTATCG includes:
- a CDS encoding GNAT family N-acetyltransferase, with product MNISEKQEWHKDNYLVSTDRKKLDVQAIHRYLTRSTWAKEIDLATVNVSIENSLNFGVYHDKTQIGFARLITDYATFAYLCDVYILEKYQGEGLGRWVMQCIHHHPVFEQLRRIMLFTTTAPWLYEKFGYEPVNRKNYAWSITRPDIYNHEKKPD